The window TCAGAGTAAATCAGTTTATGTCTGTCTCTGAACTTGCAAATGTTATGGGTGTAAGTGTCGGAGAGGTAATCTCGAAGTGTATCGCACTTGGTCTTATGGTTTCGATAAATCAGAGGATTGAGCTTGACACCATCACACTTGTTGCCGATGAGTTCGGGTTCGAAGTTGAGGTGGAACAGGAATATACAAACGATGTTCTTGAGGATATCGGAGACAGTGAAGAAGAACTTGAACCAAGATCCCCCGTGGTAACGATCATGGGACATGTGGATCACGGTAAAACCTCCCTTCTCGATTATATAAGAAGTTCGAATGTGGTAGCCGGCGAGTCGGGTGGTATCACCCAGCACATCGGTGCCTACAAAGTTGAAGTTAACGAAGGCCAGTATATAACATTTCTGGATACACCCGGTCACGAAGCGTTCACCGCGATGCGTGCCCGTGGAGCTCAGGTAACTGACATTGTAATTCTGATTGTAGCCGCAGATGATGCGGTAATGCCCCAAACAGTGGAAGCTATTTCGCATGCTCAGGCTGCAAATGTTCCGATAATCGTTGCTATCAACAAGATTGACAAGCCGGGTGCAAATATTGAAAAGATAAAGCAACAGCTTGCCGACCGTAATGTGCTCGTTGAAGAATGGGGCGGAAGATATCAAAGTGTTGAAATTTCTGCCAAACAAGGTTTGCATATCGATGCACTTCTTGAAAAAGTACTCCTTGAAGCTGAAGTGCTCGACCTTAAAGCCAATCCGAACCGCGAGGCAAGAGGCGTTGTAATCGAGTCGCAGCTTGACAAAGGCCGAGGTGTCACCGCAACAGTTCTTATTCAAAAAGGAACACTGAGACAGGGAGATATCTTTGTCTGCGGTAACCAGCACGGTCGCGTAAGAGCGATGTTTGATGAGAGAAACAAGAAAATGAATGAAGCCCCGCCTTCTTCACCCGTACTCGTACTCGGATTTGAAGGTGCTCCACAGGCAGGTGATCAGTTTATTGTAGTGGATACTGAAAGAACAGCCCGTGAGATCGCTATAAGAAGACAGCAGTTGAAGAGAGAACTCGACAGCAAGCAGGTTCATCATATCACTCTGGATGAGATCTCGAGACAGATTTCAATCGGTGGTGTAAGTGAACTCCCAATCATCGTAAAAGGTGATGTGGATGGATCAGTGGAAGCTGTTTCCGACTCGCTTATGAAACTTTCCACAGAAGAAGTAAAAGTAAGAGTTATTCACAAAGGTGTCGGTGCGATTTCTGAAAGCGATGTTCTTCTTGCAAATGCATCAAATGCCATCATTATCGGTTTCCATGTGAGACCTCATATGAACGCAAGAAAGCTTGCGGAGACTCAAAAAGTCGATATAAGAATTTATAACATCATCTACGACGCCATCAACGAAGTGAAACAGGCTCTCGAAGGAATGCTCTCACCAATACTTTCCGAAGAAATTACCTCTTCAGTGGAAGTAAGGGATACATTCAAGGTGCCGAAAATCGGAACTGTTGCAGGTTGCTATGTCATCGAAGGTAAAATTACCCGAAACGACAGAATCCGTGTGATCAGAGACGGACTTGTGATCTTTACTGGCGAGATTTCCTCACTCAAGAGATTCAAGGATGATGTAAAAGAAGTGGATACCAACTATGAGTGCGGTATCAGTGTTCAGAATTTCAATGACATAAAGACCGGCGACATAATCGAAGGCTTCAAAGTTGTTGAAACCAAGAAAAAACTCGAATAATTTATTGATCTGTAAGACGGAATCGAGGTACTGAGATGGGACACAGAGTTGCACGACTTGAGAGTCAGATAAAAGATGAATTGAGCATGATTATGCTCCTCAGGTATCATGACAGGGAATTTGGACTGATAACCATTACGGCTGTAAAGCTTAGTCCCGATCTCAAGGTGGCAAAGGTATATTTTTCGGTGTTCGATAAAGAACAGAGGAAGAATGCCCTCGAAAAGATAACCGCGGAGATACCTTCAATAAGACATGAACTTGCTTCTAAAATAAGAGTGAGATTCATGCCTGAATTAAGGTTTTTCGTGGACGATACTTCCGACTATGTTGAAAAGATCGAGGGACTTCTAAAACAGATACACAAGAATGATAACCAGACCGGTAACGAGTTACAAGGAAATTGATTTCTCTGCCGGTCAGACTATACTGATTGATAAACCGTTGGGGATCACATCATTCGATGTGATCTACAGACTGAGGCGGGTGCTTCATCTTAAAAAGATTGGACATGCCGGCACTCTCGACCCAAAGGCTACAGGTCTTCTGATAATATGTACAGGGAAATCGACCCGTAAAATTGAGAGTTACATGGGTCTTGTGAAGGAATATACCGGAACAATTGTGCTGGGTGAACAGACTCCTTCGATGGACACCGAAACCGAGGTGCACATCAGAAATGAAAGCTCGCACATCAAGATCGATGACATACTCAGGGTTGCTGCCGGGCTTACCGGTGAGATTGATCAACTGCCTCCAATGTATTCCGCAGTAAGCAAAAACGGGCAACGGCTCTATACTCTCGCCAGAAAAGGTGAAACAATAGAGAGGGAAACCCGCCGGGTAACGGTTGAGGAATTTGAGATAACTTCCTGGGAGCATCCTGTGGTCTCTTTTCGTGTGGTTTGCTCAAAAGGTACATATATCAGGGTTTTGGCACATGACATGGGTGAAAAACTCGGTTGTGGGGCTTACCTGTCGTCCTTAAGAAGGACAGCGATCGGTGAATTCAGAGTGGAAGATGCGGTTACTATTGAATCGTTCAGAGAGATATTCAATGCAGATACAAGAGATGTGAGCTGATGAAAATTTATCGTGACCTCAGCGAAGTTCCAAAGTCAGACAAGACAGTGCTGACCATAGGCACTTTTGATGGCGTTCACAAGGGTCATCAACTGCTTCTCGATATTTTAATGACGAATGCCAAAAAGTCAGGCTGCAGGTCGCTTCTGATTACCTTCGACCCGCACCCGAGGCAGGTGGTTTTCAAAGGTGGTGACATTAAATTGCTCACAACCACAAGTGAAAAATTGCGTATTTTTGAGAACCTCGGAATTGATGAAGTTTTTATCATCAATTTTACACTCGATTTTTCGGAGCTGGACGCAGATTCCTTCTTCACAAAGTTTATATTAAATGGCACCGGAATAGAAGAAATAATTGTCGGATACGATCACCGTTTCGGAAAAGGGAGAAGCGGTGACGAAAATTTCATTAGAAAGTTAGCAGATAAAACCGGATTTAAAGTAACATATGTTGAGGCTGTAATGCAAAATCAGACCAATATCAGCAGCACGCAAGTAAGAAAACTCCTCGCCGAAGGCAATGTAAAAGGAGCTGCGGAACTGCTGGGACGCGAATATGAGATATTTGGAGAGGTTGTTCACGGTGACAAAAGAGGCAGAGAGCTCGGATATCCGACGGCTAATCTTGAGTGCGACTCCGAGAACAAGTTGCTTCCCGCCAACGGCGTTTACGCTGTAATGGTGGAAGTGGAAGAAAAAATTTACAAAGGCGTTTTGAATGTTGGAAGAAGACCGACATTCAACCTGAAGGACCTTGCTGTTGAAGTTCATCTGATTGAATTTCCGGGCCACGACCTATACGGAAAGACACTTCGCGTGAAATTCATCGACCGTATCAGAGGAGAGATGAGGTTTATTACAAAACAGGACCTCGCAAACCAGATAGACAAGGACAAAAATTCCGCTGTCGAAGTTTTAAAAAGTTTATAAACATTTAATTAATTGGCTCCGGTTGTTTCTGGGGTCGAATCGAACAAACAAAAACAGGAAAACACAATGACTAATCAAGAAAAACTTGAGATAATCAAAAAGTATGGTGAAAACGAAAAAGATTCAGGGAAGACCGAAGTGCAGATAGCACTTTTGACAAAGAGAATCAATGACCTGACCGCTCATTTTCAGGCACATGCAAAGGATCACCACTCGAGAAGAGGGCTTCTTATGCTGGTAGGCAAGAGAAGAAGATTGCTCGACTATCTTATCGCAAAAGACATCAACAGATACAGAGCAATCATAAAAGAATTGAATATTAGAAAGTAAGGCTTAAATAATGATATACACAAAAGAAGTTGAAATAGGCGGAAAAGTACTAAGCTTTGAAACCGGAAGATTTGCCCGTCAGGCAGCCGGTTCAGTGATGGTCAGATATGGCGATACGATGGTATTGGTCGCCGCCGTGGCTTCTCCCAAAGCACCTGAAGGGATCGATTTTTTCCCTCTTCAGGTTGAATACAGGGAAAAACTTGCCTCAGTAGGAAAATTCCCGGGTGGATTTTTCAAGAGAGAAGGAAAGCCATCGGAAAAAGAGGTACTGACATCAAGACTTATCGACCGTCCTATCAGACCTCTGTTTGATGACAGCTACAGAAATGAGACACAGATCGTAGCAACCACACATTCGTTTGATAAAGAAAACGATCCCGATGTAATTGCTATCGTTGGTGCTTCAGCCGCCCTTGCAGTATCGAATATTCCTTTTCTTGGTCCTATCGCAGGAGTAAGAGTCGGAAGAGTAAACGGCGAGTTTGTGGTTAATCCAACATTCGAACAGGTTGAACAGAGTGACATCGAGCTGATTGTAGCAGGAACAGACGACTCGATTATGATGGTGGAAGGCGAAGCTTCGGAAGTATCTGAAGAAGTGATGCTCGAAGCATTGAAATTTGCTCAGGAGCAGATCAGGAAAATTGTAACTGCCATCTCCGAACTTGCTGCCGAGTGCGGCAAACCAAAGATGGTCGTAACACCAAAGGAAATTGATCAGACACTTCTTGAAGAAGTAAAAGCCCTTGCATATGACAAACTTAAATCTGCAATCTACACTGTCATGGCAAAACAGGAAAGAAGTGATGCTTTCGATGCAATTTTTGCAGAGACAAACGAAGCGCTCGCTGAAAAATATCCAGAGCAGGAAAAAACAATAAATACATTTCTGCACGATTTCCAGTATGAACTGATTCGCAAATGTATTCTTGATGAGAATCTTCGCCTTGACGGCAGAAAAACACACGAGATCAGACCAATCACTGTCGATCTCGGCATACTTCCCCGCACTCACGCTTCTGCACTCTTCACAAGAGGAGAAACACAGAGTCTTACAACACTTACCCTTGGATCAAAAAATGATCAGCAGACCATCGACGGTTTGCTGGATGAGACTGTGAAGAGATTTAATCTTCACTACAATTTCCCTCCATTTTCAGTTGGTGAAGTTGGAAGATACTCAGGCGTTGGCAGAAGAGAAGTGGGACATGGAAACCTTGCTGAAAGATCACTCAAAAGAATGATCCCTGCTGAAAAGGATTTCCCGTATGCACTCCGTCTCGTAAGTGATATTCTTGAGTCAAACGGTTCATCATCCATGGCAACAGTTTGTGCCGGATCGCTCGCCCTCATGGATGGCGGTGTTCCTGTAAAAAAAGCGGTTGCAGGAATTGCGATGGGCTTGATAAAAGAAGGTGATCAGTTTGCCGTCCTTTCCGACATTCTCGGTAACGAGGATCATTTTGGCGATATGGATTTCAAAGTTGCAGGTACTGATGAAGGTATCACCGGATTTCAGATGGACATCAAGATAAAGGGTGTTTCGTTTGAAGTAATGGAGATAGCTCTTAGACAGGCAAAACAGGGAAGACTTCATATCCTCGGAATAATGAACAGTGCAATATCAGCACCAAGACCGGAACTTTGTTCCTTTGCCCCAACTCTTGCCACACTTCAGATTCCTACTGAACTTATCGGTTCGATCATAGGACCCGGTGGAAAGACAATTCAGGGCATGCAGAAAGAATTCGGAGTTGATATTTCGATAGATGATGACGGAACAATCCAGATTGCAGGTCCAAATGCAGAGTCAGCCAACGGTGCAGCTACAAGAATAAGACTGATGACCACTCAACCGGTTGTAGGCGAAGTTTACGACGGTGTCGTAACCAAACTCATGGAATTCGGTGCGCTGGTGGAAATTCTCCCCGGTAAGTCAGGACTCGTGCACATATCCGAAATAGATATGAAAAAAGTGCATAAAGTTACCGACTACTTCAAAGAAGGCGATAAAGTTAAGGTAAAACTTCTTCGCATTGAGGGCGGGAAATACAGTCTGAGCCGCAAAGCTCTTCTTAAGGAAGCAGCCGCAACTGCAGAAGTTAAACATAACGAAGAATAAATTTATTGGATGTCCCCTGAAGAAGGGGACATCCTCATCAATCACCAAGTTTTGAAAAGAATGATCGAGTTTCTCGGAAACTTCATCTTAATGTTTTATTACCTTGAACCCGAACCCAAAAGGCTCGCGGGTGGCGTACATCTAAGTGGAATTGGAATATTTGCAGTAGTTCAAA is drawn from Bacteroidota bacterium and contains these coding sequences:
- the infB gene encoding translation initiation factor IF-2 produces the protein MSEPKEQKIRIHNFASQFNVSAQAIVEYLKKKGYDVKTINTPLTPVMLEDVKVQFKKDIERAEKHYTKLEEFNRKLSGVSDKPPVKEEVPAPVEEVVKTETVEVPPVKEEVVVPEPVVVESVTPAPVVTVAQEAEVKEEEKPPVAPPATVTEPVQVKPVEEVVVEERVSPEIEALIKPDEPEETEPTPEKPAEDKGIPPRKYSFDPRTGKQMGLKILGRFEAETPKPKKEEPKPESIVRTEEKPAVESSEDAEKKKAKKKKKNKSKKREQVIEETETVKKKAKVKKLEIDQKEVLESIRKTMLTTEDSVISNRASMRKRKRKERMEAQERLDEQRRIDEQIIRVNQFMSVSELANVMGVSVGEVISKCIALGLMVSINQRIELDTITLVADEFGFEVEVEQEYTNDVLEDIGDSEEELEPRSPVVTIMGHVDHGKTSLLDYIRSSNVVAGESGGITQHIGAYKVEVNEGQYITFLDTPGHEAFTAMRARGAQVTDIVILIVAADDAVMPQTVEAISHAQAANVPIIVAINKIDKPGANIEKIKQQLADRNVLVEEWGGRYQSVEISAKQGLHIDALLEKVLLEAEVLDLKANPNREARGVVIESQLDKGRGVTATVLIQKGTLRQGDIFVCGNQHGRVRAMFDERNKKMNEAPPSSPVLVLGFEGAPQAGDQFIVVDTERTAREIAIRRQQLKRELDSKQVHHITLDEISRQISIGGVSELPIIVKGDVDGSVEAVSDSLMKLSTEEVKVRVIHKGVGAISESDVLLANASNAIIIGFHVRPHMNARKLAETQKVDIRIYNIIYDAINEVKQALEGMLSPILSEEITSSVEVRDTFKVPKIGTVAGCYVIEGKITRNDRIRVIRDGLVIFTGEISSLKRFKDDVKEVDTNYECGISVQNFNDIKTGDIIEGFKVVETKKKLE
- the rbfA gene encoding 30S ribosome-binding factor RbfA; translation: MGHRVARLESQIKDELSMIMLLRYHDREFGLITITAVKLSPDLKVAKVYFSVFDKEQRKNALEKITAEIPSIRHELASKIRVRFMPELRFFVDDTSDYVEKIEGLLKQIHKNDNQTGNELQGN
- the truB gene encoding tRNA pseudouridine(55) synthase TruB is translated as MITRPVTSYKEIDFSAGQTILIDKPLGITSFDVIYRLRRVLHLKKIGHAGTLDPKATGLLIICTGKSTRKIESYMGLVKEYTGTIVLGEQTPSMDTETEVHIRNESSHIKIDDILRVAAGLTGEIDQLPPMYSAVSKNGQRLYTLARKGETIERETRRVTVEEFEITSWEHPVVSFRVVCSKGTYIRVLAHDMGEKLGCGAYLSSLRRTAIGEFRVEDAVTIESFREIFNADTRDVS
- a CDS encoding bifunctional riboflavin kinase/FAD synthetase, translated to MKIYRDLSEVPKSDKTVLTIGTFDGVHKGHQLLLDILMTNAKKSGCRSLLITFDPHPRQVVFKGGDIKLLTTTSEKLRIFENLGIDEVFIINFTLDFSELDADSFFTKFILNGTGIEEIIVGYDHRFGKGRSGDENFIRKLADKTGFKVTYVEAVMQNQTNISSTQVRKLLAEGNVKGAAELLGREYEIFGEVVHGDKRGRELGYPTANLECDSENKLLPANGVYAVMVEVEEKIYKGVLNVGRRPTFNLKDLAVEVHLIEFPGHDLYGKTLRVKFIDRIRGEMRFITKQDLANQIDKDKNSAVEVLKSL
- the rpsO gene encoding 30S ribosomal protein S15, giving the protein MTNQEKLEIIKKYGENEKDSGKTEVQIALLTKRINDLTAHFQAHAKDHHSRRGLLMLVGKRRRLLDYLIAKDINRYRAIIKELNIRK
- the pnp gene encoding polyribonucleotide nucleotidyltransferase, which codes for MIYTKEVEIGGKVLSFETGRFARQAAGSVMVRYGDTMVLVAAVASPKAPEGIDFFPLQVEYREKLASVGKFPGGFFKREGKPSEKEVLTSRLIDRPIRPLFDDSYRNETQIVATTHSFDKENDPDVIAIVGASAALAVSNIPFLGPIAGVRVGRVNGEFVVNPTFEQVEQSDIELIVAGTDDSIMMVEGEASEVSEEVMLEALKFAQEQIRKIVTAISELAAECGKPKMVVTPKEIDQTLLEEVKALAYDKLKSAIYTVMAKQERSDAFDAIFAETNEALAEKYPEQEKTINTFLHDFQYELIRKCILDENLRLDGRKTHEIRPITVDLGILPRTHASALFTRGETQSLTTLTLGSKNDQQTIDGLLDETVKRFNLHYNFPPFSVGEVGRYSGVGRREVGHGNLAERSLKRMIPAEKDFPYALRLVSDILESNGSSSMATVCAGSLALMDGGVPVKKAVAGIAMGLIKEGDQFAVLSDILGNEDHFGDMDFKVAGTDEGITGFQMDIKIKGVSFEVMEIALRQAKQGRLHILGIMNSAISAPRPELCSFAPTLATLQIPTELIGSIIGPGGKTIQGMQKEFGVDISIDDDGTIQIAGPNAESANGAATRIRLMTTQPVVGEVYDGVVTKLMEFGALVEILPGKSGLVHISEIDMKKVHKVTDYFKEGDKVKVKLLRIEGGKYSLSRKALLKEAAATAEVKHNEE